From Salvelinus namaycush isolate Seneca chromosome 2, SaNama_1.0, whole genome shotgun sequence, one genomic window encodes:
- the LOC120060462 gene encoding protein transport protein Sec61 subunit alpha produces the protein MGIKFLEVIKPFCAVLPEIQKPERKIQFREKVLWTAITLFIFLVCCQIPLFGIMSSDSADPFYWMRVILASNRGTLMELGISPIVTSGLIMQLLAGAKIIEVGDTPKDRALFNGAQKLFGMIITIGQSIVYVMTGMYGDPSEMGAGICLLIIIQLFVAGLIVLLLDELLQKGYGLGSGISLFIATNICETIVWKAFSPTTVNTGRGTEFEGAIIALFHLLATRTDKVRALREAFYRQNLPNLLNLIATVFVFAVVIYFQGFRVDLPIKSARYRGQYNTYPIKLFYTSNIPIILQSALVSNLYVISQMLSTRFSGNFLVNLLGTWSDTSTGGPARAYPVGGLCYFLSPPESFGSVLDDPIHAAIYIVFMLGSCAFFSKTWIEVSGSSAKDVAKQLKEQQMVMRGHRETSMVHELNRYIPTAAAFGGLCIGGLSVMADFLGAIGSGTGILLAVTIIYQYFEIFVKEQSEMGSMGALLF, from the exons ATGGGCA TCAAATTTTTGGAAGTCATAAAGCCGTTTTGTGCGGTCTTACCTGAGATTCAGAAACCAGAGAGAAAG ATTCAGTTCAGAGAAAAAGTACTATGGACTGCCATCACTCTCTTCATCTTCCTGGTGTGCTGCCAG ATTCCGCTCTTCGGCATCATGTCCTCAGACTCCGCAGATCCCTTCTACTGGATGAGAGTAATCCTGGCCTCCAACAGAG GTACTCTGATGGAGCTGGGTATCTCACCAATCGTTACCTCCGGTCTCATCATGCAGCTGCTGGCTGGAGCAAAGATCATTGAGGTTGGAGACACCCCCAAGGACAGAGCACTCTTCAACGGAGCGCAGAAAC TGTTTGGAATGATCATCACCATTGGACAGTCCATCGTGTATGTGATGACAGGCATGTACGGAGACCCCTCAGAGATGGGTGCTGGGATCTGCCTGCTCATCATCATTCAG CTTTTTGTGGCAGGTCTGATTGTGCTGCTGCTGGATGAGCTGCTGCAGAAGGGCTATGGGCTGGGCTCTGGTATCTCCCTGTTCATCGCCACTAACATCTGTGAGACCATCGTCTGGAAGGCTTTCAGCCCCACTACTGTCAACACTGGCAGAG GAACGGAGTTTGAAGGTGCCATCATTGCCCTGTTCCACCTGTTGGCCACCCGCACAGACAAGGTGCGTGCCCTGAGAGAGGCATTTTACCGCCAGAACCTGCCTAACCTCTTGAACCTCATCGCCACTGTCTTCGTCTTTGCTGTAGTGATATACTTCCAG GGCTTCAGGGTGGACCTGCCCATCAAGTCTGCCCGTTACCGTGGCCAGTACAACACCTATCCCATCAAGCTCTTCTACACCTCAAACATTCCCATCATCCTCCAGTCTGCCCTTGTGTCCAACCTGTACGTGATCTCTCAGATGCTCTCCACGCGATTCAGCGGCAACTTCCTGGTTAACCtgctgggaacctggtct GATACTTCCACTGGAGGACCAGCTCGTGCCTACCCGGTTGGAGGTCTCTGCTACTTCCTCTCTCCCCCGGAGTCCTTTGGTTCTGTTCTGGATGACCCCATCCATGCTGCCATCTACATCGTCTTCATGCTGGGctcctgtgccttcttctccaaaacatggatcgAGGTTTCAGGATCCTCTGCCAAAGAT GTGGCTAAGCAGCTGAAGGAACAGCAGATGGTGATGAGGGGACACAGAGAGACCTCCATGGTGCATGAGCTCAACAG GTACATCCCCACGGCTGCAGCCTTCGGTGGCCTATGCATAGGTGGGCTGTCTGTCATGGCTGACTTCCTGGGTGCCATCGGTTCGGGTACTGGAATCCTATTGGCCGTCACCATCATCTACCAGTACTTTGAGATCTTCGTCAAGGAGCAGAGTGAAATGGGCAGCATGGGCGCGCTGCTATTCTAG